One Oryctolagus cuniculus chromosome 7, mOryCun1.1, whole genome shotgun sequence genomic window, CAAATCTGACTCTGAGTTTGAAGATGGTGGTCAGTAGCACTGGGAACCCTTGGCTGAACCAGTCGGCTGGGGTCTAGAGCCCGCCcacctctttcctccctccaggctgacctgcaGGACACACCACAGCCCTATCCAGACTGGGGGGAACCCTGATAGACCCTGTAGCTGCTTGAGGGTTTGAAGGCCATTTGTAAATCCTAGGCCACAGGGCCtgcgggactgggccagggtacAGCAGGGGACACCAGCACTCAAGGGCATAGAGCTTAAATCCCTTgtgtctggggccggcactgtggctcagtgggttaacgcccaggcctgaagcaccggcatcccatatggacaccggttctggtcctggctgctcctcttccaatccagctctctgctatggcctgggaaagcagtagaagatggcccaagcccttgggaccctgcacccgcgtgggagacccggaggaggctcctggctcctggcttcagatcgacgtagCTCCGGCCATCGagtacatctggggagtgaaccatccatcagatggaagacctctctctctctctctgcctctcctctctctgtatctctgactttcaaataaataaatctttaaagaaaagaatcccTTGTGTCTGTCAGTCAACAAGTTAGACCATGTTTTTTCTGGACTAAAGGCCAAATGTTGATGAATGGGTGGAAATACAGAACCagtttttctgattaaaaaattagCACATACATACTTACTAcagaaatctttggaaaaaaatgcaagatttaaaatggaaatttttgtttTGCCCCAAGTATCTGCTAAGGGGTAAGGATCCCAGGTTGTCAAGAGCAGAGCTAGGTGGGGGACTAGGGAGAGGCGGAGCTGGGAGTAGACCGTGCACTTGGCAGTTTCTGGGTGGGCCGGGCTGGGGGAGAAGAGATGATTCTGTTGGGGTGGGCTTCTGTGTGGGGGTGCAGTGCCCACCTCCCCCAGGCCCACTCACCAAAACACTGCGAGTAGAGCTCCCTGCGGACCGGGCAGATGCCGGTCTCCCTGGCCTGCCGCTGCTGCAGCTTCAGGTCCAGCTGCTCCTGCAGGTGCACCACGTCCATCCTGGTGCTGGGGGTGCTGGACACCTGCTGGATCCATAGCTGCGTGTCTTCTACCCACTCCCTGTGGCAGAGaaacagccaggctgagccagacaCACACCGACCTGAGCAGGGACTCCGAGCCCTTGGAGTTCTCTGCCTAAGCAAGAGTGAGGGGCAGCTCTGTCAGCTACCCATCAGGGTCCTCCAGGCCTCTCTCACCAACCCCACCATGCTGCCTCCATAGGCACTCTACTCTGGGTCTAGAGTAGGTGGGTGATCTCTGTGAAATCACCCATGCTccagctcccccccacccccttcttttttgacaggcagagtggacagtgagagagagagagacagagagaggcagagagaaaggtcttccttgtccgttggttcaccctccaaaggctgctgcggccggtgcaccgcgctgatccaaaggcaggagccaggtgcttcttcctggtctcccatgcaggtgcaggggcccaagggcttgggccatcctccactgccttcccaggccacagcagagagctggactggaagaggagcaaccgggactagaacccggtgcccatatgggatgccagcactgcaggcagaggattaaccaagtgagcccgtGCAGAGGTTCTTTAAGGTATGTGCCTGCATGGGCTTCCCGCAGTGAACTCTGCGATCCAGGCTCAGACCAATTCAGGAACCACAGTGAGGGGGTTTGGAGACAGAACCACCACAAGGGAGGGTGTTTCTATgccatgggggagggagagaagcaaCCGAAAAGCCACCCTGCTCCTTTGACCTCCATCTTGGAGCTCAGAGTTTCCCCTTTCCTCATCGCCTTGCAAACTGTTCTGTGTGTTATTGCATAAGACATTAAAAGGGTGTGTCTGTGCTCAGTGTGGCTGCGGGAGAAAAAGGCCAGGGAAAGGGGTCGAGCTGGGCAGAGGTCTCAAGGAAGGCCTCCTGGGGGGAAACGTCATTGGAGCAAGGACCTAGCAGAAACACGCAGGGAATCACCCCAGGGAACCACCGGGGCCGGGGTGAGGGCGGATCGCAAGGGATCTGCGTGACTGGCAGTGAGGACAGCAACTGTCCAGGCCctgagtgggggcggggaggaccgAGGTGTTTCAGAAACCCTTTGCCTTCACGAGAAGGAGGATTACAGGTGATAGGATTTGGGACTACAGCCCGGGCCAGATCATGCTTCAGGCTTCCGTGTGAGTGGCAAGGGACACCAGTTTCTGGCAGAGGAGTGGCACAGTCTGACTCGTGACTTAGAGGCTGCGTGGAGAACAGGCTGTTGGAGCAGGAGTAAGTGGGGTTTCCAGATAAGAGGCCAACGCTGAAGCGCAGGGGACGAACAGCGCCCGGGAAAGAGGTGGTGCAGGCAGAAGCGGAGAAAGTGGTTGGAAGGTGGGGCCAGAATCGTTTGCTGAAGGATACAGGACACAAAGACCAAAAGGAACAAAAAGTGGCCTGAGTTTCCCAGCAGAAAGGAGAAGATCGGGATGAGCGGTCGGGCGAGTGCGAAGCTGTGAGTGAGTGTGGACACACTGAGTGTGGGATGTCCACTGGACACCTTCACAGAGCTACTGAGGAAGTCCTGGAGTTTAGGAGAGAGGACAGGGCGGGAAATACACCTTTCAAAGATGGCATCCCCGGCCCTGAGGTTGGGTGGGAGCACTCAGGAAATGAGATGCGGTCTCCTGCCACCCTCTGGACTCGGCTCCAGGCCAGCAAGGGAGGAAACCCTGGCCAGGCACGGGGGCCGAACGCCTCTCCCCACACTACCAAAGTCTGGTCTTCTCCCAGCCTCTGCGCCCACGCTTTACCTTGGGGGCAGAATGGCATTCAAAATTTCTTCTGCCTGCTTTGTAGGATCTGGGACACAGGAAGTTGAGGGGAGCTTGGTCTTGGTTATCTGTGGGATTGGACTGGAGGGTcccggctgctgggggctggcttTCAGTGGCCGAGCCTGGGAAGAGACGATTCAGGCCTTCAGCCCCCTGGACGCCTCCGGGTCTTGCGCaccccctcccctacccccagcCCGTGAAGAGTCCCTGGTCCCAACGCAATGCGCGGACCAGTGTTTCTGGAGGAAGCGGTCAGGCGTCTGCGCTCCCACCTGTAGCGGTGGGGACATCGCGACCTGACCTGTCCTTGAACCCGACTACCGGGAGAGGAATCCCTACCGTCTGTCTCCCCGCGACCAGGTCTAACCTGCGGCGCTCACACCCAGCGACATCTGGACCACCCGGACCACTCGCTCCCTCTCCGCCCGTCCCAGGGCCCGTCCCCGGACTCCGGACTCTCGCCGCGGGGATCTGCCTGGCCCGGTCCCCCGAGGCCCGTCCTCACTTTGGGGCTCCGTTTCTCCGTGTTCCGGCTCACCAACACCGGGGTGTCGTACTTGAGCAGAGAGTCGGCCGGGGGGATCATGGCGGCGATGGGGGCCTGGTTTGCGGTCACCATGGAAACCGCCCCCCCtcccggccggggcggggcctcgggtgGGCGTGGCGCGGCGCGCGGACGCGTCCCGCGCAGCCCTGGCGCTCGGCCCCGGCACTCGGCGTCTTAATCTTGCTGCCAGCCGGGTCGCCCGGGAGACGGGGGTTCGAGTCCCTGCGCTGCGTATAGCGCGCAACTTGCGTGATTGGGTAGATCCCCCTTCGCTGAGCCCCAAGATTGTCACCTCAGTGAAGGGCTGGAGACCATTCCCCAAAAGAGGGTCTCTGGAATCCCCAGGGCTTTAAAAAGTATTCCTCAAGGTTAAATGGCGAACTGACATAGCAGGATTTGTCCACGGGCTACTATGATTGCATTTTTGTATTTCCAAGGCCAAATGGAATCACGGTTGGCGCGCAGTTTCGTCGCCTTCCTCTACCGTGTCGGTCCGGGCTTTTTCCACAAAGCGGTATATGGTTCGTGATAACGTTACTAATAGCTACGTAATGCCCAGTGATTGGCTAAGGAGCCCCCTACAGCTGTACACTGAGGTTGCCCACATGCTCTGTAGTTACGCGGTGAAGAATTAACTTGAGAGGTTCGCTTTTCCCCAGTAGTTTGCTTTCCAAACTTAAAACTCCCGCCCTTCGGGCCGgctccctgcagccccgcccacgGGGGGGGCGCCGTCACATGTTCAGCGCTCCGCCGCGAGGGTTGCTGGGAGAGCTCACACCCCGGAAGCGGAAGTCCAGAGGTCAAGCTCGTCATTTCCTTCGGAGAGAGTGGCTCAACGGACCTCTTTTCTTTTGCCCGACCCGAGTCGCAGAATGAAAGAGGTGAAGAGCGAGCGGGAGCGGAGGAGCCGGCGGAGGCACCGGGAGGGGGacgtggcggcggcggcggcggcggtggtggtgAAGCAGGAGCGCCTCAGCCCGGAAGCCGAGCCGCCCGCCCCCCGCCGGCCGGACCTCGGCGCTACTCCGTCCCCGCCGGCCGGCGAGCCGGGCCGCCCTGGCCACCGCGGGAGCAGAGCCCGGGGAGAGAGCCGGTAAGCAGAGAACAGCCGGGGTGGACCTTGGGTCGGACTCATTGAGAAAAGAGCACAGGGCCGGCATCAGAAGTGGGTTCTGAATGCCGAGCCCAGCAGCGGGAGGCGGTGGGAGTGGCCGGGTCGCGCTCGGGTAAAGGCGTGTGTGCTCCGGTGCTGGTTACTTGCGTGACAGCTGGGGTCGAGCTGATGCCTGTGGGTCAGGGCCTCGCCCCCTCTTTCGTGTGTCGCCAGCACTTCGCGGAGCGCGTGGCCCAGCGGCTAGCACTCATCGTCCGTTAAGTTGAAAGATTTTCCCCCCGTCTGCCCGCGCAGGGAGTGCGGGCGTTGTCTTCGCCCTTATCCACCCCACGCGAGTATAAGCGATCTGCTAGGTGCACTGTTTGTTCATCGTTCAGCGTACTTTTACTGAATGCCTATAGGGTACTAAAGAGTGCACTAGGGACCTGGGCCACACGGGTGAGGCTTTCGTGAAATTGGACGAGCTTGAGCCCCAGGAAGACTGCCAACATGCAAACAAAACAGTTTCCGATGGCAACAGGTCTCAGGGCTAGGTCGGCCCAGTAAGGTGATCGTGAGAGACTGGAAGGAAGCGGGGATAGAACTCTTTGAAAGAGGTGCCGTTTGAGCAGAGACCTGAGTGATCTGGCCGCCGAGGAAACGTGCAAGGAACGTGAGCTAGAAGTCGTGatcgtggaggaggaggaggatggtaGCGATGAGGTGGGCCGGGGAGGAGGTGCCTCCCGTGAATTGTGGTGATGAGAGTGACTTCTGCATGGTGGTGGGCGAACAGCCAAGGGACAGACCTGGACAGGAGAGTCTTCAAAGGGTAGGGGATGGAGAGCCGTGTTCCCTGAGTGAGGAGGATCCGAGGCTCCGAGGCAGCGGCGTAGGCGGGAGAGTAGGTGAGGAACGGGAAGCCCCCCGGCTCCTTTGGTGTGATCAGCAGTCTTTCACAAATGTGTTTGTGTTAGTAGGTAAGCCCCATACCAGAAGCTAGCTTATGTGGGGGAAGGGAAACTGAGATAAAATCCTGTGTGTACCATGCCCTGAAAGGTCTccagccaaaaagaaaaacaagtcctCGGGGAGAAGAAGCAAGTCTCCTCGGAGCAAGAGAAGTCGGAGTCCTCACCACTCGGCAGTCAAAGTGAAGCAGGTAAGTGGGCTGGGGTGTGTTGAGGTGGGGTCTTAGGCCAGCGCCTCTTCCTGCCACCGCAGCCAGGGAAACAGCCAGCCAGAAGCACACCCACAGAGACAGCACCTACACCTGCAGCGGGCTTTTCTGAAAACTGAGTGTGTGAGTTTGTTTTGGTTGTTGGTAAATTTCTGctggttttcttaagcttttttattttgagataattactGATTTAGATCAGATTTAATAAAGACAGGTGTTTCTCCCAATGGAAGCATGGTACAGAAGTGTAGTCACAATATCACAATCAAAATATTGGCATAAGTTACAAAACGTTTTTCCTGCCACCTGGACATGGCATGTTGTCCTGTTATAGCACACCCACTTCTTTCCCACCTTCTCCCTTCCATAAGTCCTGGCAACTTTTAATCTGTTGGCTTAATTTTGTCATGTGTCAAGAATGTTACaggccggcgtcacggctcacttggctaatcctccgcctgcggcactcggtacaccgggttctagtcccggtcagggccccggattctgtcctggttgcccctcttccaggccagctctctgctgtggcccgggagtgcagtggaggatggcccaagtgcttgggccctgcacccgcatgggagaccaggagaagcacctggttcctgctttcggatcagcgcggtgtagcggccattagagggtgaaccaacggcaaaagaagacctttctctctgtctctcttactgtccactctgcctgtcaaaaaaaaaaaaaagttacataagCGGCATCACACACCATGtaacctttgggactggcttttttcactcagcaaaGTTCTTTGGCATGTAGGTTGTTGCATTGATCAGTTCATTCCTTCTTCTTGAGTGGTATCTGTAGTATTAGTTTAGCCGTTTGTCCATTAAAGAACATCTAGGTTTCCAGTTTTTGACTCTTACACATAAAACTGCTGTATAAACATTTGTGAACAGGTTTTATGTGAACataagatttcatttctttgggataaatgcccaggagtatagtatatagtatagtatagcatatatagtatatatgctatatattatactatagtatagtatagtagttgcatgtttaatttttaaagaaattgtttattttccatagtggctgtgtTCGTTTGCTAGGACTGCCATAACGAAATACAGACTAGGTCGCTTAAATGTTAGAAACTTATTTTCTCGTTATTCTGAAGTCTAGAATTTGAAGAATAAGGTGTCAAATAAGGTGTCAGGTTTAGTTTCACCTGTGTGGGGGTAGGGAACTGCTTTTTGGCTTGCAGGTGGTAAGTTACCTTCTCATGCTGTTCTCACATAATCTTTCAGAGCCTTACCCTTACCTTAACTTAATCATCTCTTTGAAGGGTTCATCTCCAAGGGTGATTACATTCTGAGGTAGTGGAGTTTGGGGTTTAGACACATTCATGTTAGTGGGCACCATTTAGTCTACAGTAGGggctgcacctttttttttttttttttttttttttttttttttttttttagggttttcttatttatttgaaagagttacagagggagaggcagagagcgcgaGCTTCATCAGCTGGTGGTCTCCCctaatggctgaaatggccagggcttggccaggccgaagccaggagcttcatccaagtctcccttgtgggtgcgggggcccaagcacttgggcagccttcctgtgctttcccaggggcattagcagggagctggattggaagtggagcagctggtaatcaaactggtgcccatatggggtgctgctgtctcaggaggcagcttaaccctctgtaccacagcactggccccagcggTACCAGTGGTACTGCTGGTGGTACACtccaccagcagtgtatgagtGATCCAGTTGCTCCatgtcttcaccagcatttgttgttgtcactgttttttcttttagccattctaataggtgtgtaGTGATATGTcattgagatttttatttgtgtttcaatAATGGTCAGTGGTGCTAAGCATATTTTAATGTGCTTGTTGCCATCTGTGTGTGCAAATAACCTCCTACATGAAGTGTCCTTCATGCCCTTTGCCTGTTTTCTAGTCAGATCTGCTCTTTTACTGTTGAGGCTTTAAGAGTGCTTTGTATACTATGGATACTAGTCCTTTTTTGGGTGTGTGATTTGGAGATATTTTCTCCAAGTCGATAGCCTATTTTTTTACTCACTTAGCAGGGTTTTTCTCAGAGCAGAAGTTTTTAGTTTTGATGAAGTACAGTTTATCCATTTTTCCTTTTAGGAATTGTGCCTTGGCATTCAGGCTTTCTCCTCCAGTCCATGATCcgttttcagtttgttttaatatAAGGTGTAAGAGTgacaccagcattgtggcacagcaggttaaactgccctTTGCAACACCAGTGTCTCATACTAGgaggccagtttgagttctggctactctgcgtgtgatccagctttctagtgatgtccctgggaaggcagtggttgatggcccaagtacttagttcCTGCCACTGGTATAAGAGactcagatggtgttcctggctcctggcttctgactggtacagcctt contains:
- the DNALI1 gene encoding axonemal dynein light intermediate polypeptide 1, with the protein product MVTANQAPIAAMIPPADSLLKYDTPVLVSRNTEKRSPKARPLKASPQQPGPSSPIPQITKTKLPSTSCVPDPTKQAEEILNAILPPREWVEDTQLWIQQVSSTPSTRMDVVHLQEQLDLKLQQRQARETGICPVRRELYSQCFDELIREVTINCAERGLLLLRVRDEIRMTIAAYQTLYESSVAFGMRKALQAEQGKSDMERKIAELETEKRDLERQVNEQKAKCEATEKRESEKRQVEEKRHNEEIQFLKRTNQQLKAQLEGIIAPKK